The Falco cherrug isolate bFalChe1 chromosome 3, bFalChe1.pri, whole genome shotgun sequence genome segment TCTTGCTTAGACTCTGTCTTGTACTGATTGGGGTAGGGAGTGAGGGGgtgttagatttttttctggtagaaaaaaaaaaatgaattcttcTTCCAAGATTCAAATCAGGGCCTGCACTTTGATTTATACTTCAGATTAGCAGAGGGCAGCTGAGATAAACTCATAGGCTGAGGGCAGATTTCACTTTTAATATGTTAGAAATCTTCAAAGGATTTCTACTGTTGTGGAAAGTGATTCAAAATCCATTAAAACAGACAAACTCCAGTTGCTTTGAGCTAAATTCTTAAGCATGCTAATATTCTTATTCTCTTGAAATGGTTTGTTATTTTGGGGCATAAGTTTTACATGGCAAGAATATGATCGATCCATTCAAGACATGAAATGGTTAGAACAAATTTTGGACAAGATTATTTAATTGAAGTGTTCCCGTGATAAAACTTGTCAGATGACTTCAAACATGTAAATGTTTTCACATGcagttttcttctcctgaaATGTTGATAATGGTgtgatattttcttcttttgccatCAAGCCTTCAGCACAGGAGCCGGGATGCTCATGGGTGTTCTGAGGTAATCTAATAATATATGACTACCTTAAAATTAAGTGCAATTTAACTGTCTATTTTCAGATTAGATATATACATGCAGTATATAAgtatgaattatttatttgagaATGTGACAAGCCTAAAAAAATGAATCTACTCTTTTTCTGCCTGTCAGAAGTAAATTGATTTTGAGTAggatgttggggttttttcctaattgAGCTAAACTTAACCAGGACAAAAGTAGGAGAGAATAGCTGGACTAGTTTTGCCTATAGAACTTAAGAGTTCATGCAGTTCTTTTGAAAAGATGGGGTGGTGACTTGTATGTctgtttatttacagaaaatattttgtactaATGCCTAGGTGAATATAAGAAACAATTCTATGAAACCAGACCAGCACAGATCTTACCCATGCTCATACAAGGACTGCAATGGAAAGGAGCTTTTGCCAGTTTTATGTCCCTactgtgaaaaacatttttgtctaaGGTGAGTGGAACAGTGTATCTAAACAACAATGCTCACTCATTAGGGAATGGAAAAGGTAGTAAAACTGTTATGCTGTTGTTTACAGACACCGGCATCAATCAGACCATGAATGTGAGAGACTGGACACACCAAAACCTCGAATGGCTGCCACCCAGCAGCTAGTTAAAAATATTATAGGCAAGTACAGTGGGATATATATGCtacagttttcttcagaaggCTGGTTGAGCTTGTGACCTCTTCTGAGGGTTCAGGATTGACCAAATAAGAAGGATGGGGATTCCTTGTTTAAATAGCCTTAAACTCACATGTCAGCATGTAATGCCATGCATCTAGACTGAGACAGGACAACAGCAGCATGTGTCTGTAAAGAGGATCTTTAAAGATTAAATAGGGCTCAGGTTTCTTTCAGAGTTATAGTCTTGTTCTCATTCTACAAGTACTATAATGTAATGAATTGTACCTAACCATTATTATGTGCATATTAATTCATGAGAAAATAATGCAATTGTATTGTATTGGGTGTGCATGCCAGCCTGCTGGGATTATACTTACACAACCAAGATGGCAAAAACCAATGTAATATTTTGCAGCTTTCAAACAAGCTCTAGGACAGCAAAGAGAATAAACAGCACTGCCTAACTGGACAGTGGAGTAATGTGTGGAAAGGAGGACCTGAAACTGTTGCCATATGAATCCTGTGATTGCCACAGGTGTAGAAACTTCAGAATTTGTATCTATTTGGCTTTTGCAACCCATGTTTACCTCGTGATAGTGttcatctgcttttcagtgtAAACGAGTTCTGCTAGAACTGTGACAATTCCAGATATTCTTGACTAGGAGTACCTGATACCGTGGCCTCAGAAGGACATGAAAGGGATGGGAACCTTGAAGATATTTATAATGAGGAGCAATAAGCTAATTCCAAGATATGTACAGGGGACGGTCTGAATCATCACgctaacaataataataattgttcTCAGATTCTAAAAAAAGTGAGGAATCAAAACGCAAAAAATGTAAAGGAGCAAAGAAcagtgaaacagcagcaaaagtggcattaatgaaactgaaaatgcatgcaTGTGGGGACAAGTCCTTGCCTCAGGTCAGTGATGCTTGTTTTCAATAATTGAATTCACAATTCAAGGAAATGGGaagttttctgaatttcttcagcTAGTTCCCtcagtttggttttggatttAATTCT includes the following:
- the ZFAND1 gene encoding AN1-type zinc finger protein 1 isoform X2, with amino-acid sequence MKPDQHRSYPCSYKDCNGKELLPVLCPYCEKHFCLRHRHQSDHECERLDTPKPRMAATQQLVKNIIDSKKSEESKRKKCKGAKNSETAAKVALMKLKMHACGDKSLPQTERIYFQVFLPKGNKEKSKPMFFCSKWSIGKVVDFAASLASLKNDNNKSTSQKLRLCHTASGEALPFEHTLETWLSDKDCPLYNGGNIILEYLDNDVLFIEDTESYFS